From Musa acuminata AAA Group cultivar baxijiao chromosome BXJ3-8, Cavendish_Baxijiao_AAA, whole genome shotgun sequence, one genomic window encodes:
- the LOC103974788 gene encoding 7-deoxyloganetin glucosyltransferase-like: MRCMTTRKPHVVCIPYPAQGHVTPMMMLAKLLHSHGFHITFVNTQYNHRRLLRSKALSSDDVLPDFRFESIPDGLPPSDKDATQDIPSLCESIQNNALPPFLDLLRQLNEGSPPVSCVVSDGIMSFTLDAAKELSIPEVMFWTPSACGFMGYLHYKHLLERGLTPLKDESDITNGYLDMAVEWIPGLKNMRLKDLPTFIRTTDPDDIMLNYLNREAQRASMAKAVIMNTFDELEQPVLEAMAAMLPPIYTIGPLTLLSRRAPDNPLTSVRSNLWKEESGCLEWLHGRAPASVVYVNFGSITVMTNTQLIEFAWGLANCKYEFLWVIRPDLVKGDAAVLPEEFLEETKGRGLLASWCPQEAVLSHASVGCFLTHSGWNSTIESISNGVAMLSWPFFAEQQTNCRYACTEWGVGMEIDNDVKREEVEASIRELMGGEKGKEMRKKAAEWKERAVRATQPGGSSFLNLDRLVNEVLLL, from the exons atgcgttGCATGACGACGAGAAAGCCTCATGTAGTGTGCATCCCTTACCCGGCGCAAGGCCACGTAACACCTATGATGATGCTCGCCAAGCTCCTCCACTCCCATGGCTTCCACATAACCTTCGTCAACACCCAGTACAACCACAGACGCCTCCTCCGTTCCAAAGCCCTCTCCTCCGACGACGTCCTCCCCGACTTCCGCTTCGAGTCCATCCCCGACGGCCTCCCTCCCTCCGACAAGGACGCGACTCAGGACATCCCCTCGCTGTGTGAATCCATCCAGAACAACGCTCTCCCCCCCTTCCTCGACCTACTCAGGCAGCTCAACGAAGGTTCTCCGCCGGTGTCGTGCGTCGTGTCAGACGGAATCATGAGCTTCACCCTCGACGCCGCCAAGGAGCTCAGCATCCCCGAGGTGATGTTTTGGACCCCCAGCGCCTGTGGCTTCATGGGCTATCTCCATTACAAACATCTCCTCGAAAGAGGTCTCACGCCTCTCAAAG ATGAGAGTGACATCACGAATGGATACCTCGACATGGCAGTGGAGTGGATTCCAGGATTGAAGAACATGAGACTGAAGGATCTGCCCACCTTCATTCGCACGACGGACCCCGACGACATCATGCTCAACTACCTCAACCGTGAGGCCCAAAGAGCCTCCATGGCCAAGGCGGTCATCATGAACACCTTCGACGAACTGGAGCAGCCGGTCCTGGAAGCCATGGCGGCGATGCTCCCGCCGATCTACACCATCGGTCCTCTCACTTTGCTTTCTCGCCGAGCTCCCGACAACCCGCTGACCTCGGTCCGCTCGAATTTGTGGAAGGAAGAAAGCGGGTGCTTGGAGTGGCTCCACGGCAGGGCACCGGCGTCGGTCGTGTACGTCAACTTCGGCAGCATTACGGTGATGACAAACACGCAGCTGATAGAGTTCGCATGGGGTCTGGCGAACTGCAAGTACGAGTTCTTGTGGGTGATACGGCCGGATCTGGTGAAGGGGGACGCGGCCGTGCTGCCGGAGGAGTTCCTGGAGGAGACGAAGGGGAGGGGGCTGTTGGCGAGCTGGTGCCCACAGGAGGCGGTGCTGTCGCACGCCTCCGTCGGCTGCTTCCTCACCCACAGCGGGTGGAACTCGACGATCGAGAGCATAAGCAACGGGGTGGCGATGTTGTCGTGGCCATTCTTCGCGGAGCAGCAGACCAACTGCCGGTACGCGTGCACCGAGTGGGGTGTGGGAATGGAGATCGACAACGACGTGAAGAGGGAAGAGGTGGAAGCGTCGATAAGGGAGTTGATGGGAGGggagaaggggaaggagatgAGGAAGAAGGCAGCGGAGTGGAAAGAGAGAGCGGTGAGGGCAACACAACCAGGTGGGTCCTCGTTCTTGAACTTGGACAGGTTGGTCAACGAGGTGCTGCTGCTTTGA